A part of Procambarus clarkii isolate CNS0578487 chromosome 21, FALCON_Pclarkii_2.0, whole genome shotgun sequence genomic DNA contains:
- the LOC123760622 gene encoding uncharacterized protein has product MKVLMVIFLTAVVMLAFAQHYSGEHGGHSGETGVPSGAREESACLYKVCGNSTTCVKCVRALRLTHRVMKSCLGSDCTNVATVSTCITTAKNNTCFTTTG; this is encoded by the exons atgaAGGTGTTAATGGTTATCTTCCTGACGGCTGTAGTGATGCTGGCATTTGCCCAACACTACAGTGGTGAACATGGAGGTCACAGTGGTGAAACTGGAGTTCCCAGTGGTGCACGCGAAGAAAGCGCGTGCCTTT ATAAGGTTTGTGGCAACAGCACAACCTGTGTGAAATGCGTCAGAGCCCTGAGACTGACACATAGAGTCATGAAGAGCTGCCTAGGCTCCG ACTGCACCAACGTAGCGActgtgagcacctgcatcaccacAGCTAAG AACAACACATGTTTCACCACTACTGGCTGA